A window of Rhizobium sp. CC-YZS058 genomic DNA:
ATAGAGTCCGGTCGATGAGCGCTGGGCTTTTTCCGTCCGGCGCGGGACCGGGCCTGCGGCACACTCGCCTTGCGCCCGTTGCGTGAGGAGACAGACAATGCGCAGCTCGGCGTTTCCCCTTCTCGGCATCCTGCTCGCCGCTCCGGCAGCCGCTTCGTCGATCGAAGTGCCGAAGGAGATCGGCGATGCGAACAGCATCACGGTGCTGGCCTGCACCGCCTGCCCGCCGCTGATCGAGACGCAGCGCAGAACCTATGTGGTTCCCGAAATCGCCCCGAACACCGACCGGACGGAGGTCAAGGACATTGGCGGGCGCATGAAGATCGTTCGGACCGAGGCCTGGCTCGGCGGCTCTCCCGTCCGCTTCGTGACGACACCGAGCGACTCACAGCTGGCCGCACTCAAAGCCCCTGCCTCGCTCGCCGGCCTGGACCAGATGCCGAATGCGGCCCTGCCCGCCACGACCGAAACCAAGGCGCAGACGGCGCAGGCCGCGCATGCCGACGGGCAGGACCGCATGACAACCGCAGCATTGGACGCAACGACCACCGGCCCCAAGGCCGCAGCGATGATCGAATCGCCGTCACGGA
This region includes:
- a CDS encoding plant virulence effector HPE1-like domain-containing protein, whose translation is MRSSAFPLLGILLAAPAAASSIEVPKEIGDANSITVLACTACPPLIETQRRTYVVPEIAPNTDRTEVKDIGGRMKIVRTEAWLGGSPVRFVTTPSDSQLAALKAPASLAGLDQMPNAALPATTETKAQTAQAAHADGQDRMTTAALDATTTGPKAAAMIESPSRNFDGKAFQLRLD